In the genome of Oxalobacter aliiformigenes, one region contains:
- the rnk gene encoding nucleoside diphosphate kinase regulator: protein MNKRPPITVTTHDYERLEQMLRNPRYKNIPGIESLQDELDRANVVEPDELPENVIAINSMARFVDDCTSDQYEVTLVYPDKADGVSNISVLAPVGSALLGMSVGQSIPWQVPGRQKLHLRVLDVKSPD, encoded by the coding sequence ATGAATAAAAGACCACCGATCACCGTAACGACGCATGACTACGAACGGCTCGAACAGATGCTGCGAAATCCCCGGTACAAAAACATTCCGGGTATCGAAAGCCTTCAGGACGAACTGGACAGGGCCAATGTCGTGGAACCCGACGAGCTGCCGGAAAACGTGATCGCCATCAATTCCATGGCCCGTTTTGTCGATGACTGCACCAGCGACCAGTATGAAGTCACTCTGGTCTATCCGGACAAGGCGGACGGTGTATCGAACATTTCCGTCCTCGCTCCGGTCGGAAGCGCGCTGCTCGGCATGTCCGTCGGCCAGTCGATTCCCTGGCAGGTTCCCGGAAGACAAAAACTGCATCTGAGAGTGCTTGACGTCAAATCACCGGACTGA
- a CDS encoding MBL fold metallo-hydrolase encodes MNFLSYRQLLQKDIRLSARLAQNRLRPDKMYHYLAKDIVDDHIRAVDTRFFSHTGSKKRTGRINRPEIRSVPPCESILPSGRIRRPFFYPFRSFPATFPAMNGDKSDMIGVIVPLCSHIHHRRKSRQSPVNSPVSRGQKASGFHHPGKSVMYSADTGKVKITVLTDDTVASEALLAEHGVSILVELASGHRWLIDTGTTDIFMENARRMGISLDNLTGIAITHGHDDHTGGLTFYSRLKGNPPVYGHPYIWHKSYQIRPGMPVRITGMPYLARKEAAPFFHAVNHVTQLDDGLCFFTDIPREPGSFAPIAGNFFNEDGTGPVPLIDDAAIVIRVQEGLIVIIGCGHAGYTNILGAIHKEFPEEKLLAVIGGLHLTNASETVLAEAVRCTRRFMTDRFAFHCGHCTGENALRYFRKAFGEKAVRPMGAGRTLEF; translated from the coding sequence ATGAATTTCCTGTCCTACCGGCAACTTCTGCAAAAAGATATCCGCCTTTCGGCACGTCTTGCGCAAAACCGGCTTCGTCCCGACAAAATGTACCATTATCTGGCGAAAGATATCGTTGACGATCATATTCGGGCTGTCGATACCCGGTTCTTCAGCCATACCGGTTCAAAAAAACGGACAGGACGGATAAACCGGCCCGAAATCCGATCCGTCCCACCTTGCGAATCCATCCTGCCGTCGGGAAGAATCCGCCGACCGTTTTTTTATCCTTTCCGTTCCTTTCCGGCAACGTTTCCCGCCATGAATGGTGACAAGTCCGATATGATAGGCGTCATCGTGCCGTTGTGCTCTCATATCCATCACCGTCGCAAATCACGGCAATCTCCGGTGAATTCACCAGTTTCCAGAGGCCAGAAAGCAAGCGGCTTTCATCATCCAGGAAAATCTGTCATGTATTCCGCCGATACAGGAAAAGTGAAAATAACCGTTCTGACCGATGACACAGTGGCATCCGAGGCGCTGCTTGCCGAACACGGTGTCTCGATTCTCGTCGAACTGGCCAGCGGCCACCGCTGGCTGATCGATACAGGGACGACCGATATCTTCATGGAAAACGCCCGGAGAATGGGTATCAGTCTGGACAATCTGACCGGCATCGCCATCACCCACGGGCATGACGACCATACCGGAGGACTGACGTTTTATTCCCGGCTCAAGGGAAATCCGCCCGTTTACGGTCATCCCTACATCTGGCACAAATCCTACCAGATCAGACCGGGCATGCCGGTCCGCATCACCGGCATGCCCTATCTGGCCCGCAAGGAAGCTGCGCCGTTTTTTCATGCTGTCAATCATGTCACCCAACTGGACGACGGTCTCTGCTTTTTTACGGACATTCCCAGAGAACCGGGCAGCTTCGCCCCTATTGCCGGGAATTTTTTCAATGAGGACGGTACCGGCCCCGTTCCGCTGATCGACGATGCCGCCATCGTCATCCGGGTACAGGAAGGACTGATTGTCATTATCGGATGCGGTCATGCCGGTTATACCAACATCCTCGGCGCCATTCACAAGGAATTTCCCGAAGAAAAACTGCTTGCCGTCATTGGCGGGCTTCACCTGACGAACGCCAGTGAAACGGTTCTGGCTGAAGCTGTCCGGTGCACGCGCCGTTTCATGACAGACCGGTTCGCTTTCCATTGTGGCCATTGTACCGGTGAAAACGCCTTGCGGTATTTCAGGAAAGCATTCGGAGAAAAAGCCGTCAGGCCCATGGGAGCGGGCAGAACGCTTGAATTCTGA
- a CDS encoding alpha/beta hydrolase: protein MPDTFFHWSASLSGISVTETVYTVTGGTARKALVYKPAGKGPFPAMVCVHGGAWVSGDRFATAGFAERVAATGIVIMAIDTRLSPQYPYPAAVADVNCATRWLKYHAGRYEIDPGRIGGLGVSSGGHLLLLSAMRFDDPRYCTEMPENVPLSAKADARMAFVVTCSGVLDPLARYRMAEKNGDSDILLCHRAFFRHMEIMEEASPPQILSRQEKADLPPALFFQGSDDPRLPPDTAEKTARAWKRAGGTATAIIYPETGHSVGTWGKKELADMLFRTQSLASVSC, encoded by the coding sequence ATGCCCGACACTTTTTTTCATTGGTCTGCAAGCCTTTCCGGCATATCGGTAACCGAAACCGTTTATACCGTAACCGGTGGGACAGCAAGAAAAGCGCTGGTCTACAAACCGGCCGGGAAAGGACCGTTTCCCGCAATGGTGTGCGTTCATGGAGGTGCCTGGGTTTCCGGCGACCGTTTCGCAACGGCCGGTTTCGCCGAACGGGTGGCGGCAACCGGTATCGTGATTATGGCGATCGACACCCGTCTTTCCCCGCAATATCCCTATCCGGCTGCCGTTGCCGATGTCAATTGCGCCACCCGCTGGCTGAAATACCACGCCGGCCGGTACGAAATCGACCCCGGACGGATCGGCGGACTGGGCGTCTCCAGCGGCGGTCATCTCCTGTTGCTGTCCGCCATGCGTTTTGACGATCCTCGCTATTGCACCGAAATGCCGGAAAATGTTCCGCTTTCAGCAAAAGCCGACGCGAGAATGGCTTTTGTCGTCACCTGCTCAGGTGTTCTCGATCCCCTGGCCCGTTACCGGATGGCCGAAAAAAACGGCGATAGCGATATTCTGCTATGTCATCGCGCCTTTTTCCGCCATATGGAAATCATGGAAGAAGCCAGTCCGCCACAAATCCTTTCACGTCAGGAAAAGGCCGATCTGCCCCCGGCACTCTTTTTTCAGGGAAGCGACGATCCGCGTCTGCCCCCCGATACTGCGGAAAAGACGGCCCGGGCATGGAAGAGGGCAGGAGGAACGGCGACGGCCATAATTTATCCCGAAACAGGACATTCCGTGGGGACATGGGGAAAAAAAGAACTGGCCGACATGCTTTTCCGCACACAGTCACTGGCATCGGTATCGTGCTGA
- a CDS encoding NAD(P)-dependent alcohol dehydrogenase, with amino-acid sequence MRTMKAAVFVKPGKIVLDEKPVPKAGPGEALVKITTTTICGTDVHILKGEYPVKPGLTIGHEPVGVIEELGTGVTGYRIGQRVLVGAITPCGQCYACLDNHSSQCGGHGAYGWKALGGWKFGNTIDGCQAEYVLVPDAMANLEPIPDDLTDEQVLMCPDIMSTGFSGAESGKVKIGDTVVVFAQGPIGLCATAGAKLRGATRIITVDGIAERLAISKRMGADITINFREKNPIDEIMKITDGKGVDVAIEALGTQQTFESCLRVLKPGGVLSSLGVYSGQLTLPGDAFASGLADQTIVTTLCPGGKERMRRLLNVVESGRVDLKPLVTHRFRLDQIEEAYDLFANARDGVLKIAITP; translated from the coding sequence ATGCGTACCATGAAAGCGGCCGTTTTCGTCAAACCCGGCAAAATCGTACTGGATGAAAAACCCGTCCCCAAAGCCGGTCCCGGCGAAGCGCTGGTCAAAATCACGACAACCACCATCTGCGGCACCGATGTCCATATCCTGAAAGGGGAATATCCCGTCAAACCGGGTCTGACGATCGGGCATGAACCGGTCGGTGTCATCGAGGAACTGGGGACCGGCGTGACCGGATACAGGATCGGACAGCGCGTTCTCGTCGGTGCCATTACTCCCTGTGGCCAGTGTTACGCCTGTCTGGACAACCATTCGTCCCAGTGCGGCGGTCATGGGGCCTATGGCTGGAAAGCGCTGGGAGGCTGGAAATTCGGCAACACGATCGACGGCTGTCAGGCCGAATATGTGCTGGTGCCGGACGCCATGGCCAATCTGGAACCGATTCCGGACGATCTGACCGATGAACAGGTACTGATGTGTCCGGATATCATGAGTACCGGTTTTTCCGGCGCGGAAAGCGGCAAGGTCAAGATCGGGGATACGGTCGTGGTTTTCGCGCAAGGGCCGATCGGTTTGTGTGCCACGGCGGGAGCGAAACTGAGAGGGGCAACCCGCATCATCACGGTTGACGGTATTGCAGAACGGCTGGCGATTTCGAAACGGATGGGTGCGGATATCACCATCAATTTCCGGGAAAAGAATCCGATCGACGAAATCATGAAAATCACCGATGGAAAAGGGGTGGATGTCGCCATCGAGGCGCTGGGTACCCAGCAGACGTTCGAAAGCTGCCTGCGTGTTCTGAAACCCGGCGGTGTTCTTTCCAGCCTGGGGGTCTATTCCGGACAGTTGACCCTGCCGGGAGACGCATTCGCTTCCGGACTGGCCGACCAGACCATTGTCACGACACTGTGTCCGGGCGGCAAGGAGCGCATGCGCCGTCTTCTGAACGTGGTCGAAAGCGGACGCGTCGATCTGAAACCGCTGGTTACGCATCGTTTCCGGCTTGACCAGATCGAGGAAGCGTACGACCTTTTCGCCAATGCCAGAGACGGTGTCCTGAAAATCGCCATCACTCCCTGA
- a CDS encoding DUF2442 domain-containing protein has protein sequence MLLSMVALSVRCCLPINRRTEVIPLNDYSLLLYYTTGGYRVSDVGPLLNGEALQKLKNMEIFRNAQLHETVSWCDGNIDIAPETLYLESRPVHSGDIDALIKSRAT, from the coding sequence ATGCTGTTGAGTATGGTGGCATTGTCAGTGCGATGCTGCCTGCCAATAAACCGGCGAACCGAAGTTATCCCGCTGAATGACTATTCGCTTCTACTGTATTACACAACAGGCGGATACAGGGTTTCTGATGTCGGGCCTTTATTGAATGGTGAAGCTCTCCAGAAGCTGAAAAACATGGAAATTTTTCGGAATGCGCAGCTGCATGAAACCGTTTCATGGTGCGATGGCAATATTGATATCGCACCGGAAACCCTGTATTTGGAGAGCAGACCGGTACATAGTGGGGATATTGACGCATTGATTAAAAGCAGGGCAACGTAA
- a CDS encoding lipoprotein — MKKFLIYFLITISLAGCATPESFNNDLYRIRGRGIDVAFKIFGYPYSRTEIGDRVIYTWKMVATSGGIPIRRRAYNSTMTDFVTYRSYTPITTYHCSLALAEEKGSIVDHDFRGQAGACRQFANILSDYLEATGNKEKANPFSELFNY; from the coding sequence ATGAAAAAATTTTTGATTTACTTCCTAATAACAATTTCCTTAGCAGGATGTGCCACTCCGGAATCTTTTAATAATGATTTATATCGGATAAGAGGCAGGGGTATTGATGTCGCTTTTAAAATATTCGGTTATCCATATTCCCGAACGGAGATTGGCGACAGGGTAATTTATACGTGGAAAATGGTTGCAACATCAGGAGGAATCCCTATAAGGAGAAGAGCATATAATTCTACCATGACCGATTTCGTAACATATAGATCATACACACCAATAACAACGTATCACTGCTCCCTGGCTTTGGCAGAAGAAAAAGGAAGTATTGTCGATCATGACTTCAGAGGACAGGCGGGGGCCTGCAGGCAGTTTGCAAACATATTATCCGATTATCTTGAAGCCACAGGAAATAAAGAAAAAGCAAATCCATTTTCTGAATTGTTCAATTATTGA